A genome region from Actinopolymorpha sp. NPDC004070 includes the following:
- a CDS encoding adenylate kinase: MLIMGPPGAGKGTQAKKIAERLHVPAISTGDILRRNVEDRTLLGREAARYLDAGELVPDEIINGMVRARLDEPDTEGGFLLDGYPRTLAQVGTLDDILADEGVSLERVLVLTVDPDELVKRVLNRAQESGRSDDTEDVIRRRLEVYSEQTEPLLDVYAGRGLLVPVNGMGEVNEVTERVLSALAK, from the coding sequence CTGCTCATCATGGGTCCACCCGGCGCGGGCAAGGGCACCCAGGCGAAGAAGATCGCCGAACGACTGCACGTCCCGGCCATCTCGACCGGCGACATCCTGCGGCGCAACGTCGAGGACCGCACGCTCCTCGGCCGGGAGGCGGCCCGCTACCTCGACGCGGGTGAGCTCGTTCCGGACGAGATCATCAACGGCATGGTGCGGGCCCGGCTGGACGAGCCGGACACCGAAGGCGGCTTCCTGCTCGACGGCTACCCGCGCACGCTCGCCCAGGTGGGCACGCTCGACGACATCCTCGCCGACGAGGGGGTGTCACTGGAGCGGGTGCTGGTGCTCACCGTCGACCCCGACGAACTGGTCAAGCGGGTGCTCAACCGCGCCCAGGAGAGCGGCCGCAGCGACGACACCGAGGACGTCATCCGGCGCAGGCTGGAGGTCTACTCCGAGCAGACCGAGCCGCTGCTCGACGTGTACGCCGGACGTGGGCTCCTGGTGCCGGTGAACGGCATGGGCGAGGTCAACGAGGTGACCGAACGGGTGCTGTCCGCGCTCGCGAAGTAA
- the map gene encoding type I methionyl aminopeptidase → MFSDRRLHLKKPAEISLMRAAGLVVGQTLEALRAAVAPGVTTADLDALAEERIRASGAVPSFLGYHGYPASICTSVNDEVVHGIPGGRTLREGDLISIDCGAIVEGWHGDAAITVPVGEVEPRLLELARVCEEALWRGLAAVRAAGRLSDVSAAVETYVRGQGDYGIVEDYVGHGIGTQMHMPPNVPNLGKPGKGPRLQPGLTIAVEPMITLGSQDTDVLEDDWTVVTRDGGTAAHVEHTVALTETGPWVLTALDGGAAKFAELGIAVGGQDSQPVG, encoded by the coding sequence GTGTTCTCAGACCGCAGGCTGCACCTGAAGAAGCCGGCCGAGATCTCGCTCATGCGGGCGGCCGGCCTGGTGGTCGGGCAGACCCTGGAGGCGCTGCGCGCCGCCGTGGCGCCGGGCGTCACCACCGCCGACCTGGACGCGCTGGCGGAGGAACGGATCCGGGCCAGCGGCGCGGTGCCGTCGTTCCTCGGCTACCACGGTTACCCGGCCTCGATCTGCACGTCGGTCAACGACGAGGTGGTGCACGGGATCCCGGGCGGCCGGACCCTGCGTGAGGGCGACCTCATCTCGATCGACTGTGGCGCGATCGTGGAGGGCTGGCACGGCGACGCGGCGATCACCGTCCCGGTGGGGGAGGTGGAGCCGCGGCTGCTCGAGCTCGCCCGGGTCTGCGAGGAGGCCCTGTGGCGCGGACTGGCCGCGGTGCGCGCCGCCGGCCGCCTCAGCGACGTGTCCGCCGCGGTGGAGACCTACGTACGCGGGCAGGGCGACTACGGCATCGTCGAGGACTACGTGGGCCACGGGATCGGCACCCAGATGCACATGCCGCCCAACGTCCCCAACCTCGGCAAGCCCGGCAAGGGCCCGCGGCTGCAGCCGGGGCTGACGATCGCGGTGGAGCCGATGATCACCCTGGGCTCCCAGGACACCGACGTCCTCGAGGACGACTGGACCGTGGTCACCCGTGACGGCGGCACGGCGGCGCACGTGGAGCACACGGTGGCGCTGACGGAGACCGGCCCGTGGGTCCTCACCGCGCTGGACGGGGGAGCGGCGAAGTTCGCCGAGCTCGGAATCGCCGTCGGCGGGCAGGACAGCCAGCCCGTCGGGTAG
- a CDS encoding DUF1707 domain-containing protein, whose translation MPYGPDMRASDDDREKIASRLRDAHAEGRLSLGEFQDRLDALYSAQTYGELEPLVRDLPVTRAPRTQAVVPGRPPAADHPARSARRDKGLAVMWTIWAAAVAVNLVVWLLVSITNGLEYFWPIWVAGPWGAVLGTITVARRYVRD comes from the coding sequence GTGCCATATGGACCGGACATGCGCGCCTCCGACGACGACCGGGAGAAGATTGCCTCCCGGCTTCGCGACGCGCACGCGGAGGGACGGCTGTCCCTCGGGGAGTTCCAGGACCGCCTGGACGCGCTCTACTCCGCACAGACCTACGGCGAGCTGGAGCCGCTCGTACGCGACCTGCCGGTGACCCGCGCGCCTCGGACCCAGGCGGTGGTTCCCGGCCGGCCGCCGGCCGCCGACCATCCCGCCCGCTCGGCCCGCCGGGACAAGGGGCTCGCGGTCATGTGGACCATCTGGGCGGCGGCCGTGGCGGTCAATCTGGTCGTCTGGCTCCTGGTCAGCATCACCAACGGGCTGGAGTACTTCTGGCCGATCTGGGTGGCCGGCCCGTGGGGCGCGGTCCTGGGCACGATCACCGTGGCCCGGCGGTACGTCCGGGACTGA